The uncultured Dysgonomonas sp. genome contains the following window.
TGCAAGGCATTTTCTTCAAAATCTTTCAGGTCCGGGTAATAGTCAAAAAAAGAAAAACTAAATGTACCGTCATCACGTCCGACTGTGGGCGCAGGATGTACAGTATCGTATGAAACGACATCATCACCTTCTATCCTGTAGCGAAATACATCTATGGCATTCACAGTCTGCATAATCTTGTGTAACGAATGAAGAAAAAATGAGGACTTCTTATCTTTGCTATAGTTATAAACAGGGGTAAAATCTACATTTGCCGTCATGCCGAAAAAAGGATCATCAAACGTTTTGAAGAAATTGAAATGTTCCTTCCTGTTCCATTTTTCGATATCTATGGGAGTTCTCACTGTTCTGTCGCT
Protein-coding sequences here:
- a CDS encoding chloramphenicol acetyltransferase is translated as MRTPIDIEKWNRKEHFNFFKTFDDPFFGMTANVDFTPVYNYSKDKKSSFFLHSLHKIMQTVNAIDVFRYRIEGDDVVSYDTVHPAPTVGRDDGTFSFSFFDYYPDLKDFEENALQIIAKVKQSSGLGLDENSERTDVVHYSSVPWIRFTDMKHAVSFGNNGAIPKISTGKFFTEEQKILLPVSITVNHAIMDGLHVAQFLDKLHDSIHSHLI